DNA sequence from the Armigeres subalbatus isolate Guangzhou_Male chromosome 1, GZ_Asu_2, whole genome shotgun sequence genome:
taatcaatcaaccagtcaagcaaccaatcaaccaaataacctgaTTAGTTGGTAAGATTGAGAACCaatcaacaatcaagcaaccaaccaaccaatcaaccattctaccaactaacaaatcaagcagcaaccaatcaaccgatcaaccaaataactaaccaatcaatcaaccaaccaatcaagcaatctaccaatcaaccaatcaattatcCAACCtacgaactaatcaagcaagcaacagtcgagtcaagtacgagacactgaatacgaccacatagttgtggtcgaaatacgtatctgcaaaatatatcaaaataattggtggaattaaatggagagtcctaaactcgtcttagacggttgaacaaaacagtatcaactaaccagccgaccaaccaatcaatcaaccaggcaagcaaccaatcaatcaaataacctgattggttggttggattggcaaccaaccaacaatcaattgattgattatttgtttggtTTCTtgtttggttgattagttgattgattgattgattggtaggttatgcttgatttgttagttggtagaactgttgattagttggttccttgatagttggctggttgcttaattaattggttggttgcttcattgtttgttggttggttgcttcattgtttgttggttggttgcttcattgttggttgcttggctggttatttagttgattggttgcttgattggctaatccagcaatcagccattcaagcaaactaccaatcaatcaagcaacgaatcaacttatcaaccaaccaagcaaccattgaagcaacgaacaaaacaacatatcaactaaccagccgaccagccaatcaagcaaccaaacaatcaaccagtcaagcaaccaatcaaccaaattaccaaccaatcaatcaatcaaccaacaatgaagcaaccatccaatcaaacattctaccaactaacaaatcaagcagcaaccaaccaacccatcaaccaaataactaatcaatcaagcaacctagcaatcaacttaataaccaatcaaccaagaaaccaacaaaacaactaatcaactaaccagccgaccaacaatcaatcaaccagtcaaccaaACAACAataaagcaaccaaccaactataaaCCATTCAAcaattctaccaactaacaaatcaagcaaacaaccaactaatctaccaatcaagtcatcaacaaatcaactaatcaacccatcAAGAAACCGACCAGtaatcaactaaccaactaatcaaccaatcaactaatcaatcaaccaatcaagcacgCAATCAACTGAATAATCAACTAGTCAACGattccagcaaccaaccaatcaagcaagccaACAATaaactaatcaagcaaccaacaaatcagccattcaagcaaccaacaaaacaactaatcaactaaacagccgaccaaccaatcaaccaaccagtcaaacaaccaatcaaccaaataaccaaccaattcaagcaaccaaccaactatgaagcaaccaaccattcaacagttctaccaactaacaaatcaagcagcaaccaaccaaataATCATTCTACTaaccaacaatcaatcaaccaaccaatcaagcaaccaatcaactaaataaccaatcaatcaaccaacaaacaataaagcaaccaaacaaccaattaagcaaccaaccaactatcaaggaactaactaatcaacaattctacctactaacaaatcaagcaacaactaaccaatcaactaatcaatcaatcaatcaactaatcaaccaatcaagaaaccaacaaaacaaccaatcaaccaaccagccgaccaaccattcaatcaaacggTTAAAGCAAcatatcaaccaaataatcaaccaacTAATCTAGCAATCACCCATTCaagtaagctaccaatcaatcaagcaacgaatcaactaatcaaccaaccaagcaaccaacaaaacaacatgtcaactaaccagccgacaaaccaatcaagcaagcaatcaaccaaccaatcaaataTTCTACCATCTAAGAAAGCAAggagcaatcaatcaaataaccaaccattcaagcaaactaccaatcaaccaagcaattaagcaacccaccattcaagcaagctaccaatcaaccaaacaatcattcaaccaaccaactaatcaaccattcgAGCAACCAtcaaaacaacatatgaactaacgagcagaccaaccaatcaaccaaattaccaaccaatcaagtaatcaataaacaaaaaagaaaccaaccaatcaaccattcttccaactaacaaatcaagcaacaaccaactaaccaaataaccaacgaatcaatcaactaactaatcaaacaaccaaccattcaagcaagctaccaatcaacttattaaccaaccaaccaataagCAATTGtagcaatcaactaaataaccaatcaaccaacaaacaatgaagcaaccaacaaacaatgagcaaacaaccaaccaactaggtattaaactgatccaaaattatttatcagatcgctcactgcaggtaaactattcGAATTCTAAATATTTAGAACTTCTGCTAGATCTTAAATTAactttaacttttaaaaatcacattgaaggccttcaagccaaatgtaacaaatatattaagtgatccacttataaacagaaagtcaaaactttgtcttaagaacaaacttttgatttacaaacaaatttttagaccagccatgttgtatgctgtgccaatatggactagtttctgcaataccagaaagaaggcacttcagaggattgttCCTCCTCGGACCACCACGATTACCAGATGGTCTTCCTTCAGTCCCTCCTCGGTGAGGTTGTGACATGTTCGTTTCAACAATTCTGTCGAAAAATCGCATGGCGGGAATGAGTAGAGCACATCGGTTGCTTCCGTTTCTTTATTGAGTAAGGATATAACGCCGGccgcttctttctgcttcagGTAGGACACGAGATTACGCAGTGGACGCGTCTGAACGCTGGCATCATCCGACGATGCTACCGATGACGTCGATCCCAGCAGGCCGAGGAAGATTGCGTGCGACGATGACGTCGATATGCGCTTCTGCAGATCTTCCAACTTGGGTTGATCGAGGCGTAGTCGCTGAGTAATACGAAGGTGGTGTTTACCTTCCTCGTCCTTCATCAGGCTGTCCACTATTTCGTGGTCTCCGTCCGTTAGGTGCAACTTGGCGAGGAATAGTGTTCAAAATCAGCGCCCCTTGCCAGACTGTGGTAGATTTCCGTGCCACTTCTGGTAACGTTCTTGCATTCGATAACATGCCATTCATACAAGAAGACGAATCAGAATCAGCCGAACTGCGTCGCCTCGGTGAACGGGAGCTAGATCTATCGATTCCTGGTTCACGAACGACGGCGTGAATCATATTTGCCATCGACTCCTGATCGACGCCATTCATCATTGTCCCCGTGGTGCGGTGGGCCATCACGATAAAAACCGACACGGAAACCACCACGTCCGCGGAATCCTCCACGGCCGCGGAACGGTCTTCCACTTCCACCATAGCCGTACGATGAATTTTCCTCGTATGATGCACCGCCTTCCGGATATTCGTAGTCGGGCCTGCGACGATACGCACCACCTTCCTCAAAACCTCCACTGCTCTTTGAGAACGAAGGTGTTGTTCCGTTATCAGCAAAATCGATACGAAGGATACGAAACGGAACACATCGGTGGCGGGAATGAATTCCAGCAGGCGCGTGGTGAATTCATCACAGGCGAAATTTGAAGCTGCCGGTACGAGAACGTTGGCTTTGGGTTGTAGTTTCCAAATTTGTAAAACTGCCTCTACGATAGTTGAAGTTTTTCCAGTACCGGGTGGTCCAAACAATATGTACGGAGCAGGGAACGAAGTCCGATTCACGATATTTCGCACAGCAGACAGCTGCTCGTGATTTGTTGCGACATATTTGTTGAACCATTGAAAACTGTAAAACGCACTGTATTGCATCATTTGAGTTCGAACATTTTGTAACAAAACTCACCTCTCGTATATGATCTTTTTTTTCCATCGGTGGCTTAGgggaacaatgttttttcaaagtCAATTTCCTTCACCAAAGATAGGACATAGTATTCCAGCTGAAATAAGAGCCGACTGCATTCAAACACAATCGTGTAGGTTGGAGACGGTTCAAGAATGGTGTTTACATGAATCAACATGTAATCTGGATTGATCTCATGGATAGTTTCTAGGAAGCTACGGGGTTCGAACTCGCTGGGAATGATTATCCTTACTGTGCAGTCATCATTCAAAAGGGTGGGTGCTGTTTGAAATTGATCGATCTACAAATCGAATATGAaagcatataaaaataaaataaaattggattTAAAAATAATACGCTTGTTTTTACATACCGACAAACGATAGTACTTCTCTGAAATTCCGGGCACTAGTCTAGCTTCATCGATTTTGTACTTAGTATATTCCATTTGAATATCAAAGTCCTCTATCTGGTTCAGTACagttaaatatttaatatagtTCCCCTTATTCAAGGCCTCTTCCTTGAATTTAGCCAACTGATCCAGCAGTTGCTTCGCGCCATCAAATTTAGATTTCGTTGAAAAGTCGTGCTTGAACAACTGTTTGATCAACATCGGTACCGGATACTGATTCAACGGCGGACAATGAATCGttggtttcttcaaaattagcTGCTCTTTCACGAAATGACTCAACACGGTCACTTGCAGGTGGTAAAGTTCCAATATTTCTGTCTTTGAGTCCGCCAGTCCAACCAATATCAGTCCGTAGCTTCTATCCAGCTCCGAAAGCAGGCAACTGTCGAAGCAAAACTTTGAAACCGTACCCCAAGGAAGGCGCATCTCGCTTTCAATCAGCATCTTCATGTGACCGTCTGCCAGGTGGATGTAGGCCATGCTGAGTCGCAACACCGAATGGGGTGACACGTTCCGCACGTACACCAACGTTCTGGCGTAATCGGGACGGTAGTCCAAACGCACGGCGAAACTCGGTTCCTCCAGAATGTAGTCATCAACCTGACGAATGAAACCAAATATGCGCCCGTGTTTCGTCATGTGTTTGGCGAAACGGTCGTCATCTTTGCACTGTAACCAGACTTGGTAGAGCTTCCAAAGCCAGATCCAGGGCTCTCTCATACCCTTCGGTAATATCATCACTCCCAATCAAAGCAGCTCTTAAGCGGCCTCCAGCAACGCCCCGCAAAACACCACCACGAAGATGGAAAACATCTCCCATTTGGGCTTCCTGCATCTGGCTGACCTGGATCATTAGTTTGGCTGCCGGTTGTTCGACATCCCTGATGGTGCCCGCATAGGAAGTGACGAACTGCTTCTCGATGTGATTGAtgatcattttgttcattccgaGCGCACCTTACAGGCGTATATGTTCCGGTATACTGCTCCTCTCGGCCTGAATAAGCCTACGGGAAAAAACACTCACGTGAGTCATCGCCATCCGTTCGGAAAAAATAACCAATTTGGACTCGAATCCACCTTCGGATCCAGCAATTTATACTTACACGAGCGCCTTCCTTTACCATGGAAGCAAATCCAAGTGCTTTCGGGACGTGAAGGGCCATTTTCTAATCATGAGCTCCTGCTCAGCTTGCTTTGGGATTCGTCGGAGGCTTGCATTGTCGGGGTTTGCACGCCTCGCTCGCTGTTTCCCATCTAATTTTGGTTGCTCTTTACATCAACTTTGACGACGCCGATCCTTTTGATAGACTGGAAAACTCGGGTCATCTTCCTATCCGGAGTTCCAGCAGAACCAGATTCACCAGCGGTGGCATTCTTGTTCCGAGAAATCGCACTAAACTCACCCGCCGCTACACGCTTTCTTGTGTTGAAATACGCAGCAACTGTCTACTGAGAAATGTTTGCTATTTAAAATCTAAACATTTAAAAACTAAAACTGCCACACAATTTGAAGGCAAAAGAAATTGATGGAATATGTTGATggacagaaaacagaaaaaaacgtAAATAAAACGTATTTTGGATTGAGGTTAAAGTTCTGTCAAAACTCACAGCAAAAAAGTCTACACTTACCAAAacactttcaaataaatttaccgaaaagtgagtaaaatacactagcgcctctggcgGTGCTGGTCTCGTGAGCTCATCTGGGGTTGCATGAATTTTTAATCGGTTCTTCGGAACAATCacgtcccggttattagttcctggtcaagtgtcagaattggaacagaatcgtctgtcggttccatacaaatgcgcgttccaaacgagcaggagacctgtcaaacgtggcacatgacgttactcttcttataggactcaaCCCTCCaagaaaatagcccaaaaaaactcaaagggaCAGCCCAATcgagttgtacgcaaaggtgacgtaggactacaaAGCTTTACGAAATTTAtagtacactcagaaataaaataaaaccgtGTAGGATTAAACATTAACCTATTaagctattttttaattttatacttTACATAGTATAACAAGTATACTATGCAGCATTATGGTTTATTCGAAATCGGAATAACGcggaaatattttggtttgCATTCTatctttgcatttttttttcattgtcttGATTATTCCGGTTCAGTCAAGtaattttgtgattttaaattATCCAATTCCCCgctaaatgaaataaaaaaaacttatcaaTAAAAGCGTAAGTAGCTGtagcaataaaaataaaacaagaggttatttattttaatttttcattctttttccaAATCCAGAATGACGACTCCATCCATCTATGCGCGGTATACGCTCCGGTATATAACGTACTGAGGCATGTTATTTGACCACCTGATCTCGGATTACCCAACGCCGATGCAACAAGATGGGAACGGATACCTTTAGTATTTCCAGCAGCATTTCCAATCATCCGTTCGAAGAACATCAATCCTAATCGGATTCAAATTGTTGTCAGCGGGCACCCAAGTTTATGAGAAACAGAGTAGAATCGGCTCAAGACAAGACGCACACAAAGTGAAATTCGGCCTACGCTCCGGTACCTCCAGGTAGACACCGAGTTACAAACAGCGGAACATTGCAAGCACCAACGATCAGGACTGCCCCGAAAAAAGACGGAATACAGAAAAATATTAAGGCTCAGGTCCTAATCGAGTTGAACACCTTCGTTGCGAATTATGGTGGCACCATATCGCATGCCAAGTTTCAGTTTTTCTCAATCTGTATGAATGAACCATTTTGACCCATTGATTTCTGCATGGTTTTAATAAAAAGTAATACATAATGATTATACTTATATCGACTTatataatgattttttattttaattaaagaaaaataaaactgagaaattcaataaaaacaAACCAACATAACCTAGAAACCAAAATGAAATCTAAAATAAACTAATCAATAATAAAGTCCACTTATACTAGAACGATTTTCTTAAAGTTATACTATGCTGGTATTGTTGGGCCGAATACCAGttcggggtcaaccaggcgattAGCCATTTAGAATGACTTCTAAGCTATTTAGTATAAATATATTTCTGAgtgtatttgccataataatttgtgtcgttttattaacattgagcaaactgctcggaggccaactgaatcaagaagtcgaatagttgttcccagttggatggactttgagtctctaaccgtggaattaacatgactcattggccgctgaagtcactcgactggctttcagtcggggacatcacaatccttactttgccacgaacgcttacatcgcgggcgaagaccaaacgttgcatataaatatatttgtgtttggtttcacgccacttctgattctgcttatttctcctttatttcggccatttttgaggatggtgtcctccaaaaaggtctttatgcatacaaaagaaggttgatccgacaatccgatatgaactttctttaaagtgcaaaactcaatcgtaactagtacgccagggggagggggggttacgagcagcgtgacgactcatacaaaaattttagaggtttaatgcaaaaagtgtgacgaaggggggagggggggggtcgaaaatcgccaatttttgcgtgacgtactttatggatcttccctagtaaatttgatagcgcggtggtgggagatgatgcaattattgctttttgcattgaaacttttcgtttcatcactgaaaccattgacacttgtcttcagcgactgcttccgcgatagagcatttgcacatttcattcactcatatatctatattgctgtcaaaatgtgcatttgtcaactaaattttcaactaaAAGCTCTActttttgacaccggtgcactcacacaaccaatcgacatcagttgtcaaaaaatcaggagtaccaacttgaccactatctccttgtcgccgagtctagcgctgagtgctcggcgcggaaactcAAAGGTGGGAGTAAAAtgttggggcttatgcgcaataatttgaacggatggaatcactaacagcaaccaagctaccacgccaaacccgatgtcgccgaaacaatccattttcgcaattaactctttctttccataaaatactggtcctgagaagaaccaattttcttttcccgatgcgtctttccaataactaactgcatccaaacgcttgacagcaccttgcgttgaaattatccgaccgccttcgtgctgctgtgtccgctccgctgcatcgaatgtcgaaccgaatcccgatcaaaacggctcgcgcgcgccggatagcagctttcttgtttttaataaattaagcccgttagccccgcccctttgtgatctaatATGTGTGTAAATAAAATCtagctttgagaataggtcgtatgtgcaaaagagagtctctctttgcctccattctctttcgattattacagatctataataaagtttacttcagatttcttggcagatatctaaagattatagctttgtctagcgttctgaagtgaaaatgtggcaaaatatgcaaaactagcttatgtacaagcgaaagagagcgtgaacaaagagagcctctcttttgcacatacgacctattctcaaagcaatctagaaatgtgcactcataacgagtaatgaaggggcggggctaatggaattacttcattagatataagaaagctgctttttgacgcgcgcgagccattttgatcgggattccgcagcagacaacggacctttcgaagaatgacaaattctaagaatcttatgaaattttctcgcaagattctgaatttggttatgagctgttggttatctaagatgcgtattgttgcaaagagtaacaacagaaatttgactcaagacgaagtttcttcatacagtagccgttcgataactgcaaaatgtttacttttcagttaacgaatgccgttcgataactgcaacgcattctagacgtcaaacggttgtcaatcgacgtcagatgcaataaaagtgcatctaaatgtgcagcgcaatgcagctgtcattgagtctgacatcagtttgaagtttagcggtccgataactgcaaaactgttgcaactatcgaattgcagttaaaaagcattgcagttaaatgacttgcagttatcgaacgtctactgtattaccaaacattatctcttggcatctgtctgtccgagcgacgttcactgatgggtggttgctgtagatagtttccacagagATGGcgttttcattgattttatacaaaagaaggttgatccgactatgcgaaataaactttcttcaaagtacaaaactcaatcgtaaatagcgaatttgatagcgcgtcggagggagatgatgcaattaatttgaacggatggaatcactatcagcaaccaagctatcacgctaaacccgatgccaccgaaacagtccattttcgcaattaactctttcttttcataaaatgttggtcctgagaagaaccaattgtcttttcccaatgcgccttctgtccaataactaactgcatccaatcgcttgtcgacaccttgcgttgcaactgtccgaccgccactcgatgatttttcgctaagcctccaaaagttgaaataaattttcagcattgccacccactcagtgctgctgtgtccgctccgctgcattgaatgtcgaaccgctctctgtggaatcccgatcaaaatggctcgcgcgcgccggaaagcagctttcttgtatttaataaattaagctcgttagccccgcccctttgtgatctgatatgggtgtaaatataatgtgcactcataacgattaatgaaggggcggggctaatggaattacccaagtaaccgtaagcattaaATCATTGCATGCTAATGGCTTTATAATGGCATTTAGGTGGCCTAAAAGCCTAACATTAGCATTATTCAAGCATACATGCTCTTTATGAGCATTGCTAATGCATTAAAGCCATGGGAAATGTTGCATTATCATTGGCATTATATTCATCTATAATGCCTATTTAATGCACAATCTAATGCATACAAACACTGGACACTTTAAGGGCATATTTGCTCTAAGTTGGCACCATAAATGCAAGAGTTGAATCTATTTATAGATTACTACAGTTTAGTTGTAGTCGTTAACGATTGGCCAACAGCAATCGACAAAAACCTATATTCGTTTTATAAATATATCTTTTAACCTACATTAATCATTCAATTAATAATTTGTTATAAACATCTTTAAGCAAGAGGCAATAAAAACACATAGGGAAATATATTATTCGAATTACTAAATTTATTGCCTGATCCGTTTGGTGATTTTTAACATGTGTGGTTATAAATACTCCGGGTTCATGAGATGTTATCCGTCTTCATTAATAGGATGTTTTCTTGCTTTCGAGCCATTGTATCCTTTTTTGCAGTGGA
Encoded proteins:
- the LOC134207293 gene encoding uncharacterized protein LOC134207293 → MILPKGMREPWIWLWKLYQVWLQCKDDDRFAKHMTKHGRIFGFIRQVDDYILEEPSFAVRLDYRPDYARTLVYVRNVSPHSVLRLSMAYIHLADGHMKMLIESEMRLPWGTVSKFCFDSCLLSELDRSYGLILVGLADSKTEILELYHLQVTVLSHFVKEQLILKKPTIHCPPLNQYPVPMLIKQLFKHDFSTKSKFDGAKQLLDQLAKFKEEALNKGNYIKYLTVLNQIEDFDIQMEYTKYKIDEARLVPGISEKYYRLSIDQFQTAPTLLNDDCTVRIIIPSEFEPRSFLETIHEINPDYMLIHSSGGFEEGGAYRRRPDYEYPEGGASYEENSSYGYGGSGRPFRGRGGFRGRGGFRVGFYRDGPPHHGDNDEWRRSGVDGKYDSRRRS
- the LOC134213661 gene encoding RNA-binding protein spenito-like, whose amino-acid sequence is MKDEEGKHHLRITQRLRLDQPKLEDLQKRISTSSSHAIFLGLLGSTSSVASSDDASVQTRPLRNLVSYLKQKEAAGVISLLNKETEATDVLYSFPPCDFSTELLKRTCHNLTEEGLKEDHLVIVVVRGGTIL